A genomic segment from Arcobacter acticola encodes:
- a CDS encoding response regulator transcription factor — translation MKIFLLEDDFALNKIIKLSLQNKGFFVDSFTDGYKAVDVILNSTYDLYILDLNVLGFDGHKVLEFIRKDYLNVPIIMISAEIDIENIKKSYALGCNDYIKKPFDFEELYLRIQYHLSHIKKDDNSDFLVDLGYDFSFNLLEQTLHKSNFEIELTSKEKLLLSLLVKNINNTVTNEMIHEYVWDSKEMEAVSMRTIVHKLKKKLKNGMIVNLRGIGYKLIK, via the coding sequence ATGAAAATATTTTTACTTGAAGATGATTTTGCTTTAAATAAAATCATAAAACTCTCTTTACAAAATAAAGGTTTCTTTGTGGATAGTTTTACTGATGGTTATAAAGCTGTTGATGTTATATTAAATAGTACTTATGATTTATATATTTTGGATTTAAATGTCTTAGGATTTGATGGACATAAGGTTTTAGAATTTATTAGAAAAGATTATTTAAATGTTCCTATTATTATGATTAGTGCTGAAATTGATATTGAAAATATAAAAAAATCTTACGCTTTAGGATGTAATGATTATATAAAAAAACCCTTTGATTTTGAAGAATTATATTTGCGAATCCAATATCATTTAAGTCATATAAAAAAAGATGATAATAGTGATTTTCTTGTGGATTTAGGATATGATTTTTCTTTTAATCTTCTTGAACAAACTTTACATAAATCAAATTTTGAAATAGAACTTACAAGTAAAGAGAAACTACTTTTAAGTCTTCTTGTAAAAAATATTAATAACACAGTAACAAATGAAATGATTCACGAATATGTATGGGATAGTAAAGAGATGGAAGCTGTTAGTATGAGAACAATTGTTCATAAGTTAAAGAAAAAGCTAAAAAATGGAATGATTGTAAATCTAAGAGGTATTGGATATAAACTAATAAAATAA
- a CDS encoding hybrid sensor histidine kinase/response regulator encodes MNKKYTVLIIDDKKENLKYLNEILKEEDYNVKASTDAIFAINSSKINPPHLILLDIKMPDLNGFEVCNLLKKEEKLKDIPIIFISALNDIESKLKALNIGGVDYITKPFEKEEVKARIKTQLKIFESKQTISKLLEQQDFFLKKIIHEMNTPLSIISLNIDSLESLLGPKEQFETIKASSKSLSSIYNDLYYLSKKEKRVSEPTNINLMRFLSSRMAFFDEMANVKDIDISLDIHNEFNIFMDSYELERVIDNTISNAIKYSFENSNIDIILDIEEDSYKLEIKNEGIQIADTKTIFDAYYQQKEKNVGFGLGLSIVKDICNKYKIDINVTSINNQTSFSYFFPKNLLIKEDVI; translated from the coding sequence ATGAATAAAAAATATACAGTACTAATAATTGATGATAAAAAAGAAAATTTAAAATACCTAAATGAGATTTTAAAAGAGGAGGATTACAATGTAAAAGCATCTACAGATGCCATATTTGCAATTAATTCTTCTAAAATAAATCCACCTCATCTAATACTTCTTGATATAAAAATGCCTGATTTAAATGGTTTTGAAGTATGCAATTTACTAAAAAAAGAAGAGAAGCTAAAAGACATACCAATTATTTTTATAAGTGCTTTGAATGATATTGAAAGTAAGCTAAAAGCTTTAAATATTGGTGGAGTTGATTATATTACGAAACCTTTTGAAAAAGAAGAAGTAAAAGCTAGGATTAAAACTCAACTAAAAATATTTGAAAGTAAACAAACTATTTCAAAACTTTTGGAACAACAAGATTTTTTCCTAAAAAAAATCATTCATGAGATGAATACTCCACTTAGTATTATTTCTTTAAATATTGATAGTTTAGAATCTCTTTTAGGTCCCAAAGAGCAGTTTGAGACAATAAAAGCTTCTAGTAAATCACTATCTTCAATTTACAATGATTTATACTATTTAAGTAAAAAAGAAAAAAGAGTATCTGAACCTACTAATATAAATTTAATGAGATTTCTATCTTCTAGAATGGCTTTTTTTGATGAGATGGCAAATGTAAAAGATATTGATATATCATTAGATATTCACAATGAATTTAATATATTTATGGATTCTTATGAATTAGAAAGAGTAATAGATAATACTATTTCAAATGCAATTAAATATTCATTTGAAAATTCAAATATAGACATAATATTAGATATAGAAGAAGATTCTTATAAACTTGAAATAAAAAATGAAGGAATACAAATAGCTGATACAAAAACAATTTTTGATGCATATTATCAACAAAAAGAGAAAAATGTAGGTTTTGGTTTAGGTTTGAGTATTGTGAAAGATATTTGCAATAAATATAAAATAGATATAAATGTAACTTCTATAAATAATCAAACTTCTTTCTCTTATTTTTTCCCAAAAAATTTATTAATTAAAGAAGATGTAATATGA